The Humulus lupulus chromosome 4, drHumLupu1.1, whole genome shotgun sequence genome has a window encoding:
- the LOC133829981 gene encoding BTB/POZ domain-containing protein At1g04390 isoform X2 gives MTILSMTANVTLKLVSILPYSILQSYVLDLVSPLSSLLSYHQTDVATSCANALNNILSKLSIKNEKAVWDVLKRKESVLHVISNIRSFSRGTEPFEHFQQMASLLSTILQRWPLSRFPVWSDAILMRTLMDILVKPVFCDKVEVWKLLSSIALCGSGAMKLLENGETLLKMVVQCMDMSQPQSVRMEAFKLSQCLAINEQRFFKMMDLCCEPIIQATLSEMSKWSKKSGKVAGERIYLVVEACRLALITRWGGKHHIYFWEHGIDKVLIGLLLENSHNKLLQSCLTLEEEISIAQEGLSSSYNLVLRNYIWDILGWLAIHCEEGFNPEIHGNNRYIDVLITFSCSAFVDAIEKRHRLCQSDAADILRSESATQTVLMMINSPCKYIVLKATFRLSELLRPNGKDILKHLLSTLEYVSSRKNFDRLQITIYLMALACYIGLQESRQWVLEFSGMNILLGFARWCLSKNIDLERVSFAPYLHNAFLERACCYVSSEEWGGKDRLMLYSLWGLAELIKHSGQVVNNQEISCGRMKCSVAELLNNLQEVCTNTYSPGVQWFASYVLSSFGLYGFPNKLGKRIGKALRENYHTDIRLMLASGECLSAHGVILAVRCPSLLPFEKLHRSDKTAYSSVPSSMGEDFQKEIRLSAHVDHQALLKLLDFVYMGYLQADEGQLKKLKRLAKCSNLQPLLQMLCRKFPRWGIPFPTSDLSPALGSLGQHFSDVILEAKSTEMQSWGCDICPISVPHMHVHKVILSASCDYLRALFNSGMQESHSQTIKVPISWEAMVKLVAWFYSDEIPNPPSGCMWENMSIKEKLYELEPYIELSWLAEFWVLEIAQEACSNVIVSHLDSSRELPIKILQIAASFSLWKLAELAATCVAPFFRQLCDSGELEDLDEVLVNMIRSASVQYSQEGHINQMT, from the exons ATGACCATATTGAGCATGACAGCAAATGTGACCCTAAAATTGGTTAGCATTTTACCTTACTCAATTCTACAGTCTTATGTGTTAGATCTTGTTAGTCCTTTGTCATCCTTGTTATCTTACCACCAAACAGACGTTGCTACGTCATGTGCCAATGCGCTAAATAACATTCTCTCGAAACTGAGTATTAAGAATGAAAAGGCAGTTTGGGATGTTCTCAAGAGAAAAGAAAGTGTACTTCATGTAATTAGTAATATTCGGTCTTTCTCTAGAGGTACAGAACCTTTTGAACATTTCCAGCAGATGGCTTCACTGTTAAGTACAATACTACAGAGATGGCCTCTGTCTAGATTTCCTGTCTGGAGTGATGCTATTCTGATGAGAACCTTAATGGACATTCTTGTAAAGCCAGTTTTTTGTGATAAAGTGGAAGTTTGGAAGTTACTTTCTTCCATAG CTTTATGTGGTAGTGGGGCAATGAAACTTCTGGAAAATGGAGAGACCCTCTTGAAAATGGTGGTGCAATGCATGGACATGTCACAACCTCAATCTGTTCGTATGGAAGCATTCAAGCTTTCTCAATGCTTAGCT ATAAATGAACAAAGATTTTTCAAAATGATGGACCTATGTTGTGAGCCTATTATTCAAGCCACACTTTCTGAAATGAGCAAGTGGAGCAAGAAATCAGGAAAGGTTGCTGGTGAACGGATATATTTGGTAGTAGAGGCATGTCGCTTGGCTCTAATAACACGTTGGGGAGGGAAGCATCATATTTATTTCTGGGAACATGGGATCGACAAAGTCCTCATTGGTCTTCTCCTAGAAAATTCTCATAACAAACTGCTTCAAAGTTGTTTGACACTGGAAGAGGAGATATCTATTGCACAGGAGGGTCTTAGCTCTTCTTATAATCTTGTTTTGAGGAATTATATATGGGATATTCTTGGATGGCTTGCTATACATTGTGAGGAAGGTTTTAACCCTGAGATACATGGAAATAATCGCTACATTGATGTGCTCATCACATTTTCATG CTCGGCCTTTGTTGATGCAATTGAGAAGCGACACAGACTATGTCAAAGTGATGCTGCTGATATCTTGCGAAGTGAATCAGCCACTCAGACTGTTTTGATGATGATTAATTCTCCCTGCAAATATATTGTATTAAAGGCAACATTCAGACTGTCTGAATTACTAAGGCCAAATGGCAAGGACATTTTGAAACATTTGTTATCTACCCTAGAGTATGTATCATCTAGGAAGAATTTCGATAGACTACAGATCACCATTTACTTAATGGCTTTGGCATGTTATATAGGTTTGCAAGAGTCTCGACAATGGGTTCTTGAATTTTCAGGGATGAATATACTATTAGGTTTTGCAAGGTGGTGCTTAAGCAAAAATATTGATTTGGAAAGGGTTAGCTTTGCTCCTTATTTGCATAATGCATTCCTTGAGAGGGCTTGTTGCTATGTTTCttcagaagaatggggaggcaaAGACCGTCTTATGCTGTATAGTTTGTGGGGGCTAGCTGAGTTGATAAAGCATTCTGGACAAGTGGTAAATAACCAAGAAATATCTTGTGGTAGAATGAAGTGTAGTGTAGCTGAACTGCTAAACAATCTTCAGGAGGTTTGTACTAACACATATAGTCCTGGAGTTCAGTGGTTTGCTTCTTATGTTCTTAGTTCTTTTGGATTGTATGGTTTTCCGAATAAATTGGGCAAAAGAATTGGCAAGGCACTTAGGGAGAACTATCACACAGATATAAGGCTCATGCTTGCAAGTGGAGAATGTTTGAGTGCTCATGGTGTTATTCTTGCTGTCCGATGCCCATCTTTATTACCTTTTGAAAAGCTCCATCGAAGTGACAAAACAGCCTACTCTTCAGTACCAAGCTCTATGGGAGAAGATTTTCAAAAAGAAATTCGATTATCTGCTCACGTTGATCACCAGGCTTTGTTGAAGCTGTTGGACTTTGTATATATGGGATATTTACAAGCAGATGAAGGACAACTGAAAAAGTTGAAAAGACTTGCTAAATGCAGtaatcttcagcctctgctgcAAATGCTTTGTAGGAAATTTCCAAGATGGGGTATTCCATTCCCCACATCTGATCTTTCTCCTGCTCTTGGCTCACTTGGACAACATTTTTC GGATGTCATCTTGGAAGCTAAATCAACTGAAATGCAAAGCTGGGGTTGTGATATTTGCCCTATTTCGGTGCCACATATGCATGTTCATAAAGTTATTTTATCTGCAAGTTGTGATTATCTGCGGGCTTTGTTTAATTCAGGAATGCAGGAGAG CCACTCACAAACTATCAAGGTTCCGATTAGCTGGGAAGCAATGGTTAAATTAGTAGCCTGGTTCTACTCTGATGAGATTCCAAATCCTCCATCTGGATGTATGTGGGAGAATATGAGTATTAAAGAGAAGCTATATGAGCTTGAACCATATATCGAACTCTCTTGGCTTGCCGAGTTTTGGGTTTTAGAGATTGCTCAGGAAGCCTGCTCAAATGTGATTGTGTCGCATCTTGATTCATCGAGAGAACTGCCTATTAAAATACTCCAAATCGCAGCCAGTTTCTCTCTGTGGAAGTTGGCTGAGCTCGCAGCAACATGCGTTGCTCCTTTCTTTCGGCAACTATGTGATTCTGGTGAACTTGAAGATCTGGATGAGGTCCTAGTTAATATGATACGTTCTGCTTCTGTTCAATATTCTCAAGAGGGACATATTAATCAGATGACTTGA
- the LOC133829981 gene encoding BTB/POZ domain-containing protein At1g04390 isoform X1, which translates to MGSSKRGPDNMRSISDHTHTLHHRLHQALNLGTRSHEKHESKWQCADIQIQRHVVRSILAFLDSLSRDSLHHPLIKDSIGDVVEALVWILECKNMTILSMTANVTLKLVSILPYSILQSYVLDLVSPLSSLLSYHQTDVATSCANALNNILSKLSIKNEKAVWDVLKRKESVLHVISNIRSFSRGTEPFEHFQQMASLLSTILQRWPLSRFPVWSDAILMRTLMDILVKPVFCDKVEVWKLLSSIALCGSGAMKLLENGETLLKMVVQCMDMSQPQSVRMEAFKLSQCLAINEQRFFKMMDLCCEPIIQATLSEMSKWSKKSGKVAGERIYLVVEACRLALITRWGGKHHIYFWEHGIDKVLIGLLLENSHNKLLQSCLTLEEEISIAQEGLSSSYNLVLRNYIWDILGWLAIHCEEGFNPEIHGNNRYIDVLITFSCSAFVDAIEKRHRLCQSDAADILRSESATQTVLMMINSPCKYIVLKATFRLSELLRPNGKDILKHLLSTLEYVSSRKNFDRLQITIYLMALACYIGLQESRQWVLEFSGMNILLGFARWCLSKNIDLERVSFAPYLHNAFLERACCYVSSEEWGGKDRLMLYSLWGLAELIKHSGQVVNNQEISCGRMKCSVAELLNNLQEVCTNTYSPGVQWFASYVLSSFGLYGFPNKLGKRIGKALRENYHTDIRLMLASGECLSAHGVILAVRCPSLLPFEKLHRSDKTAYSSVPSSMGEDFQKEIRLSAHVDHQALLKLLDFVYMGYLQADEGQLKKLKRLAKCSNLQPLLQMLCRKFPRWGIPFPTSDLSPALGSLGQHFSDVILEAKSTEMQSWGCDICPISVPHMHVHKVILSASCDYLRALFNSGMQESHSQTIKVPISWEAMVKLVAWFYSDEIPNPPSGCMWENMSIKEKLYELEPYIELSWLAEFWVLEIAQEACSNVIVSHLDSSRELPIKILQIAASFSLWKLAELAATCVAPFFRQLCDSGELEDLDEVLVNMIRSASVQYSQEGHINQMT; encoded by the exons ATGGGATCTTCCAAACGCGGCCCAGACAACATGCGCTCTATCAGCGACCACACTCACACCCTCCATCATCGTCTCCACCAAGCTCTCAACTTGGGAACCAG GTCTCATGAAAAGCATGAAAGTAAATGGCAGTGTGCCGATATTCAGATTCAACGACATGTCGTTCGCTCTATTTTGGCGTTTCTTGATTCTCTTTCTAGAGATTCTTTACACCATCCACTTATTAAG GATTCTATAGGTGATGTAGTTGAAGCATTAGTATGGATTCTTGAATGTAAAAACATGACCATATTGAGCATGACAGCAAATGTGACCCTAAAATTGGTTAGCATTTTACCTTACTCAATTCTACAGTCTTATGTGTTAGATCTTGTTAGTCCTTTGTCATCCTTGTTATCTTACCACCAAACAGACGTTGCTACGTCATGTGCCAATGCGCTAAATAACATTCTCTCGAAACTGAGTATTAAGAATGAAAAGGCAGTTTGGGATGTTCTCAAGAGAAAAGAAAGTGTACTTCATGTAATTAGTAATATTCGGTCTTTCTCTAGAGGTACAGAACCTTTTGAACATTTCCAGCAGATGGCTTCACTGTTAAGTACAATACTACAGAGATGGCCTCTGTCTAGATTTCCTGTCTGGAGTGATGCTATTCTGATGAGAACCTTAATGGACATTCTTGTAAAGCCAGTTTTTTGTGATAAAGTGGAAGTTTGGAAGTTACTTTCTTCCATAG CTTTATGTGGTAGTGGGGCAATGAAACTTCTGGAAAATGGAGAGACCCTCTTGAAAATGGTGGTGCAATGCATGGACATGTCACAACCTCAATCTGTTCGTATGGAAGCATTCAAGCTTTCTCAATGCTTAGCT ATAAATGAACAAAGATTTTTCAAAATGATGGACCTATGTTGTGAGCCTATTATTCAAGCCACACTTTCTGAAATGAGCAAGTGGAGCAAGAAATCAGGAAAGGTTGCTGGTGAACGGATATATTTGGTAGTAGAGGCATGTCGCTTGGCTCTAATAACACGTTGGGGAGGGAAGCATCATATTTATTTCTGGGAACATGGGATCGACAAAGTCCTCATTGGTCTTCTCCTAGAAAATTCTCATAACAAACTGCTTCAAAGTTGTTTGACACTGGAAGAGGAGATATCTATTGCACAGGAGGGTCTTAGCTCTTCTTATAATCTTGTTTTGAGGAATTATATATGGGATATTCTTGGATGGCTTGCTATACATTGTGAGGAAGGTTTTAACCCTGAGATACATGGAAATAATCGCTACATTGATGTGCTCATCACATTTTCATG CTCGGCCTTTGTTGATGCAATTGAGAAGCGACACAGACTATGTCAAAGTGATGCTGCTGATATCTTGCGAAGTGAATCAGCCACTCAGACTGTTTTGATGATGATTAATTCTCCCTGCAAATATATTGTATTAAAGGCAACATTCAGACTGTCTGAATTACTAAGGCCAAATGGCAAGGACATTTTGAAACATTTGTTATCTACCCTAGAGTATGTATCATCTAGGAAGAATTTCGATAGACTACAGATCACCATTTACTTAATGGCTTTGGCATGTTATATAGGTTTGCAAGAGTCTCGACAATGGGTTCTTGAATTTTCAGGGATGAATATACTATTAGGTTTTGCAAGGTGGTGCTTAAGCAAAAATATTGATTTGGAAAGGGTTAGCTTTGCTCCTTATTTGCATAATGCATTCCTTGAGAGGGCTTGTTGCTATGTTTCttcagaagaatggggaggcaaAGACCGTCTTATGCTGTATAGTTTGTGGGGGCTAGCTGAGTTGATAAAGCATTCTGGACAAGTGGTAAATAACCAAGAAATATCTTGTGGTAGAATGAAGTGTAGTGTAGCTGAACTGCTAAACAATCTTCAGGAGGTTTGTACTAACACATATAGTCCTGGAGTTCAGTGGTTTGCTTCTTATGTTCTTAGTTCTTTTGGATTGTATGGTTTTCCGAATAAATTGGGCAAAAGAATTGGCAAGGCACTTAGGGAGAACTATCACACAGATATAAGGCTCATGCTTGCAAGTGGAGAATGTTTGAGTGCTCATGGTGTTATTCTTGCTGTCCGATGCCCATCTTTATTACCTTTTGAAAAGCTCCATCGAAGTGACAAAACAGCCTACTCTTCAGTACCAAGCTCTATGGGAGAAGATTTTCAAAAAGAAATTCGATTATCTGCTCACGTTGATCACCAGGCTTTGTTGAAGCTGTTGGACTTTGTATATATGGGATATTTACAAGCAGATGAAGGACAACTGAAAAAGTTGAAAAGACTTGCTAAATGCAGtaatcttcagcctctgctgcAAATGCTTTGTAGGAAATTTCCAAGATGGGGTATTCCATTCCCCACATCTGATCTTTCTCCTGCTCTTGGCTCACTTGGACAACATTTTTC GGATGTCATCTTGGAAGCTAAATCAACTGAAATGCAAAGCTGGGGTTGTGATATTTGCCCTATTTCGGTGCCACATATGCATGTTCATAAAGTTATTTTATCTGCAAGTTGTGATTATCTGCGGGCTTTGTTTAATTCAGGAATGCAGGAGAG CCACTCACAAACTATCAAGGTTCCGATTAGCTGGGAAGCAATGGTTAAATTAGTAGCCTGGTTCTACTCTGATGAGATTCCAAATCCTCCATCTGGATGTATGTGGGAGAATATGAGTATTAAAGAGAAGCTATATGAGCTTGAACCATATATCGAACTCTCTTGGCTTGCCGAGTTTTGGGTTTTAGAGATTGCTCAGGAAGCCTGCTCAAATGTGATTGTGTCGCATCTTGATTCATCGAGAGAACTGCCTATTAAAATACTCCAAATCGCAGCCAGTTTCTCTCTGTGGAAGTTGGCTGAGCTCGCAGCAACATGCGTTGCTCCTTTCTTTCGGCAACTATGTGATTCTGGTGAACTTGAAGATCTGGATGAGGTCCTAGTTAATATGATACGTTCTGCTTCTGTTCAATATTCTCAAGAGGGACATATTAATCAGATGACTTGA